ACTATGTAAACATACAAGTGCCGAAGATTTTGCAAAGTTCCTAGTTCTGCAGGAATCCGCCCAACAAGACGATTTTCTTGCAGATAGAGATAGCGAAGCTCTGGAAGATTAGCAAGCTCCTTTGGAATTTCCCCTTTGAAACTATTAAAGCTTAGATGCCTACAGAATTATTAGTTCATAAAAATAGtgaataagtaaataaatcaTGGTGAAATAGTCACAGATAAGAAAGATGCAAATCATTGTGAAAGATAGAATCTGAGTTCACTCACAAATGGGTTAAACTCTTCAGTTCACCAATTTCAGGAGGAATGACATCTTGTAACTTATTCCATCTCAAATTACtgagaatttaaaaaaaaaaaaatcaaaagcttCTATTAGAATTAAGAAGAAGATGGCAAATCTATCTCTAACTGTCAACCTGCTAGCATATAAAAGCATGTTATCACATAAACCGAATACTATGCCCATAAGTTGAACAGAAAACAAACtgatctaaaataaaaaaggagtaGAAAGGCTGTACAGCATTTTAAGACGCTTCAAACGTCCAATTTGGGGGGGAATAGGGCCCGTCAGCTTGTTGTTATGGAGATCCCTGTGACACGAACGAACACAGTCACATACAGGATACATcagattcttgaaaacaaataTGAAGTTCGAGATttgacaaaactgaaaaacaacTGAGGGGTTATTAATTATGAAGATGTAGCTTATAAATTTGAGGTTTATAAACGTCAACGCGTAAATGAGCACTGAAACAACATAAATTTGTATTAATTGTGAGCAAATTGCAAATTAAAGAGGATTAAAGAGCAGCAGATTTAAAGAGGTGTTCTTACAGCCTAGTGAGATCCAAGAGATTGGTGACAGCAGTAGGAAAAGGCCCAACAATTGAGACTGCATAAACCTCCCTGCAAAttagcaaaacaaaaacaacataaatacattttttcttcaaaactgaaaactcTGGGCAATCGCATCGAATCGGATAGAAGGCAAAAGAAAATGGCTTACAACTCAGTGACGACTCGATAATCGCCTTGAGTGGAGCAAGTGACGCCGGACCACGGCGGAAGGTCGCCGTCTCCGCACGGATCGTCTCCGACCCAAGCGTACACGACTCTCCAGCCGAGCGAAGCCTTGATCTCGTTCAATGCTTTCACTGCCCAAAATCACCACAAAAATTCCATATTTCCAAGCCaaaggcagagagagagagagtgaaaatACAAGTGAAGTGAATGAAGGAGCTGAGAACTTACTGTCACGTTTGAGGGTTTTGGCGTTGAGAAGCAGAGGATAGGAGAGAAGGAGGATCAGAGAAAATGCTGCTAACGAAAAACGAAGCGCCATTTTCGTTATTGGGAAGCCAAAACCTCCAAAAGGATTGAAGATCCTAGCTAGATCTCTCTGATCTCTCACACAGTTGACGCAGACTTTCAACTAGATTGAGTGGGtaacatttatttattagttgAATAGATCTCAAACTCAACACTCAAAACTCATTTTTGATTTCTGAATAGTTGAAGAACAGTGTTTTCTCCTTCGATCTTTTCTTTAGTCTTCGGTGTTTGGCCAAACGCGGAAAGGGAACTCTCTCTGCTTTCGTCCGTCGGTGAccggatttttttttttaattccttcgtttttgttttattttattttccttggTTCTGATTGGTGGGGGCCTCCTTTCGTCTCATTTCGGCTTCCCGTTTAGTTACCCGCGGTTCACAGTACGCTGCGTTTTGTGAATTTGGTgaccaataaaaaataagaagaaaaacttCGTGACAATCTTCATTAGAAAAATGTAAGATTTTCTAACTCAAATTTCAATTGCACTTTTCCTCCACTACACGTCTATATTAACAAAATGTGAGTATTCAACTCAAAATAATTGACAGTAGATAGAGctgttgaatatttttttaactaTTAAGTAACGCTTTAATTCTTCGACATGAATTCTCAATAATAAAAACACATGTTTggctatataaaaaaaaaaaaatctttgttCATTATCAAGAAAGTGTAAATACGATAAGAATAAGATTCGAGAGGAAGATAACTTCTTACTGCGTTGGTGCTCTCTTCCCTGTcctaaatgaaaaaattgatgAGAATGTTGAATTTATGAATGGCATGACCTACATGTTGTATACTTAAGTCATACTTTCCCACTAAATTCCCTAAGTGCATCATTATGATAGATGTGATCCATAATGTTTATCCCAAACAGTATTTATGACTTAATTGCGATtgataatattttgaaaatgataCAATACCTTATTATACAATATTGCTGGTTGGGAATACAATTACGAATACATATGTACGTACCAACATATAGTCATCGACACAAACCAACCAGCAAACTTGTCTTGCCAACATAGTAAAAcagtttttattaattaaaaaaaaattactaacTCTTAATCTAACGGTACATATCTTTCAAAATCCCGATTTCAAGtttccccaccaccaccaccaaggTTGTGTCACGGGATTCACCTCACAAACTGCAGTTGGCAAATTAAGTTGAAAGATGATGTATATTTTTTGGGAACATTCATGTCATGCATGAATGACTTAAAAAGggacaaaagaagaacaaaccaaactagaaataaataaaatttcattcatataCTCAGATGATATCCCAAGGCTTCGCTTCAACTGTTCCTACCTGACTATACACGAAAATATTAAATGCGGACCCACATATTAGCTAGTATTACACGGGGAAAAAGTCCATTTTGAccttgaaaaagaaagggttACCCGTTGCCCCTCCTGATTGAATTGACATTATGGTACTCATGGACTTCTTTTGAATTCTTCTGTAATCTTCTCCACCTCTGGACTCTGGACCATTTCCATGCTTGTTTTTGCCGCTTCCACAAAAATTTGTCTGCCCTTCTCTAATCTCTAAGCAAAAGGTAGCGATGGCCCGAGAGTTCAAAAACAAGCATGGAAATAGGTAGCTTAACACACAACAAgtagtaaagaaaagtaataCTGATTAAACAAGTAGCCTAGCTCCTTCGATCTTCAACCTCTCCTTCGTCTTCTGATCTCTTCTTGGGTGTTCAAGAAATGAAAGATAGACCAAGAAATGCTAAAGAAGTATAAATAATGGGGACGGagactttattttttaattgtgaaGAGGGTTGGGGCCGGAGGGGACGAGTCTCTTCTCGACGCCGTATCTTGGGTCAATCTCATCGTGGTGATCTAGAGCGACGGGTGGCGGCGGTGGTGGTGGGATGGATTGGTAGGCGTGGAAGATTTTGTGTTGGTGGAGTTGAAGACACAAAGAACGTAATTGGGCACTCGATGATTCCGAAACTGAGCTCTGATGATGGCACGGCTGAGGATGAAGAGGATGGTGGTTTGCCTCCTGGACCTTGTAGTGTAGTAACTTGTCTTCTTGGTTAGTGCTAGGGTTTCTTGGTACAATATTGGTTGGGCTAGAGATCGCGGGTGTGGCGGCAGATGTGAGAAGAAGCGAGAGGAAGACCACCACCAAGGCCAAGACCGAAAGCCGCCGGAGGCCGAAAGTAGAGGTTGaacaagaagagagagagctcttcattttgaattttttgttgggtttttctttctatGGAGATTGTGAAAGatagggggagagagagagagagagagtaagtAAGAGAGGTAAAGGGTTGATGATGGAATGAATGAAGAAGAGTATAAAAGAGTTTTAATGCAAAGGCGCAAGAGACACATGAAACACTATAAATTGCCCAGAAACCGGATTCACGtttggcttggcttggcttgactacctgttttcttctctattCCATAATCCTCTAGGGGTTATATTCGTCATATGAAATGTATAGAGTCGGAAATCACATGACTCACGTAAATATACATACCCGCTTAATTATATAGTCTCCTTCTTCCTATGATCCTATATATCCTGTCCAATCCAATCATgttatttaaaacaaaacaagaagaaggaaaattcaAACCAACAATGGACAAAAGAACTACAATGCGACCAATTGGACTGGACTTTTATGACACTGAGATGGGTTTGGGATATGGCTCGTGTTCAAAGACTTCTGATTGGGTTTTATCCTCCCGCATTTCCTTGACAAGGTTGGAAACACACAAAAGTGGCCCAGCCCTTTTTCTTCACAAATCCTTATCAAATATGGTGAAAGAAATTTGACTTTCTTTGGTTCTTACAAGCAAAATATCTcggaataaataaaacaagaatATGCCtaagaataaatatatattttcataaatacCATTCAATTCCATAGCTCATCAATCACAGAGTCATCTCATCCGCCACAATGACCATTTCTCAAACGCCCTTCatcttcctcctccttcttctctTTGCCTTCTTCACGCCAACCCATCAAAATGTTTCAGTCTCTCTATCCAAAACCACTCTATCCAAATCCGGCGACTCAGTCCTCATCCAATGGTCCGGCGTCGACTCACCTTCCAAGCTCGACTGGCTCGGCATCTACTCACCCCCTTCCTCCCACCACAACAACTTCATCGGCTACAAGTTCCTCTCCTCCAGCCCCACCTGGAAATCCGGCTCGGGCTCCATTTCCCTCCCCTTAGTCAACCTCCGATCCAACTACTCCTTCCGGATCTTCCGCTGGACCGAAGACGAGGTCGACCAGAACCACCTCGACCAAGACCACAACCCTCTCCCGGGAACCGCCCACCTGCTCGCCACGTCGGACGATGAGCTCACCTTCCAATCGGGGCGGGGCCCGGATCAGATGCACCTGTCCTACACCGACGCAGACGACGAGATGCGGGTCATGTTCGTGACGTCAGACGCCCGGGAGAGGACGGTTCGATACGGTCCGAGCGACGACTCGCTTGATGACGTGGCAGTGGCGCATGTGGAGAGGTACGAGAGGGAGCACATGTGCGATTCTCCCGCCAACGCTAGCATCGGGTGGAGAGACCCCGGGTTCATTCACGGTGCGGTCATGACCCGGTTGAAAAAAGGCATCAGATATTTTTACAAggtacaaaaattaaattaaattgttaaACAAATTGACAACgaatttttgaaaattctgATTATGTATGTTATGTTAATGTTTTCAGGTTGGGAGTGACAATGGAGGTTGGAGCAAAACGCACAGCTTCGTGTCACGAAACGGGGATTCGGACGAAACGACGGCGTTCATGTTCGGCGACATGGGCACTGCAACGCCTTATGCGACGTTTTATCGGACCCAAGACGAGAGCATATCCACAGTAAAATGGATCCTCCGGGACATTGAAGCTCTCGGCGACAAGCCGGCTTTTGTGTCCCATATCGGAGACATAAGCTATGCAAGAGGCTACTCTTGGTTGTGGGATCAATTTTTCAGTCAAATTGAACCTCTTGCGTCCAAGTTGCCTTACCATGTTTGCATTGGCAATCACGAGTATGACTGGCCCTTGCAGCCATGGAAACCAGAGTGGGCAAGCATGTATGGGAAAGATGGAGGTGGTGAATGTGGGGTGCCGTATAGTCTTAAGTTCAACATGCCCGGAAACTCATCGGAACCAACCGGAACTGGTGCTCCGGCTACTCGAAATCTTTACTATTCGTTCGATGTTGGCTCTGTCCATTTTGTGTACATATCTACTGAGACCAATTTTGTTCAAGGAAGCAAGCAACTTAAATTTATTAAGCGTGATTTGGAGGCGGTGGATAGGAGGAAGACACCTTTTGTTGTGGTGCAGGGACATAGGCCAATGTACACAACCAGCAATGAGAGAGGCGATGCTCCTTTGAGGGAGAAAATGCTGGAGCACTTGGAACCTTTGTTTGTGAAGAACAACGTGACTCTGGCGTTATGGGGACATGTACACAGATATGAGAGGTTTTGTCAGTTGAATAACTATATTTGCGGGAGTGTGGGGCCTGTTCATGTTGTGATTGGGATGGCAGGACAAGACTGGCAGCCCATATGGGAGCCTAGACCGGATCATCTAACTGACCCGGTCTACCCACAGCCTGAGCGGTCTTTGTACCGCGGTGGTGAATTTGGGTACACTAGGTTGGTTGCTACAAAGCAGAAGCTTACACTTTCTTATGTTGGCAACCATGACGGAAAAGTGCACGATACACTGGAGATTCTGGCGTCCGGACAAGTTGTTGGCGTTAATGGAGCTGGTATCAAAGCTGTTGATAGCAGTAGTGGTGGTGCTGGTGAGCCTGGAGTTATTGGGGGCAGTGGGGAGTCTACATTCTCTTGGTTTGTGAAGGGAGCAAGTCTGGTGGTGCTTGGGATTTTTGTAGGTTATGTTGGGGGTTACATTTCATATGCCAGGAAAAAGGATGGCACTGGAAATAACTGGACCCCTGTGAAGAGTGAGGATATGTGAGCTCCAGAATCCAGATTGCATTGGTAAGCCTTTAACACGCCTGTTGTAAATATTCAGATTTCTTCACACTTGTTTTGTGATTTAGAGCTATATGCAAATTAATATGTAGgttcctctctttctttacCAATGTATATAGTGCCTTCATGATATACTTAAAATTTCTGCAGGTAAGATAGTGAAATGGGGAAACAATGTGCAACAAGGTAACTGcaaggggaaaaaaataaaattgaacaaaaaggCTCATTTTATTGCATGCGTGTATCCCAAATGGGGGAAAGCCAATAATATATACAATCAAGAGGGAAAACTAAAGTTATGTGGAAAATTTTATGTAGCCTGGAATTCTAAGGCTCTAGACCTTCACTTCCCAAGCAGACGGCGTGTACGTTGGTTGGCACCTTTCATTCGAGAGTTAAGCTCATCCACGTCGTCAGAGAGATGATCGatagttttgttttgcctGCAGTTTCCATATATTACTTAACAACAATATAGAGATATAGATGCAATCATGAAGAATGTGCAGAGAGTAGAAGATTGATATTGACCTGTCAAGTTCACTTCCCATGTCCACAGCCATACCCTTCAAATCACCCAAAATATTACTCAGGTCTGAAAGAGCATCATCTTGCTTTGCCTTCTCATACTGGTATTGACAACCAATCCCATATAAGTAAATCTGGAGAACATGTAGTCATATTCTTGATCACCATAATCACAAAGACTCTTACCTCAACTTGCTGCAAGGCACCTGATCCATCAGGAGGAGATGTCGCAGGAGCCGGCCGACCTTTGGGTATAGGAGCTAAACCCAACTTTTCCCTCTGATGGGGGTCACTCTTTTTGGGTGCAGAAGCTGAACATGATCACCAGATCAAAACAGAATTACATTTTACAATAAGTTTCGCGATGCTTTGAGTATACAGAGCAAGTAGATTATTATAACAAAAGCACACCTGCTGAAAAATCAGGCCCAGAAATATCCTTCCCCTTCTTTGCCTTCCAAGGCATTGCGAACATACCCCCGAGATTATTTAAAAGCTTCTCACCCTGTTTTGAAAATGCATCATTAGGTAAAATGGTAAAGAAATGCTGCTCAAAAATCACATACATCCCCACAAGGATTTCACAAATGCTGCCTCTTCTTGTTTCATAGTTTCAAACTTTCTTGTATCGTAAGAAAAATTAAGTACATAACAAAACCAGAGAGTTCATAAATCAAAATCCTGACAACACTGAGCTTACCCGACTCAAATCCTTATCCATATCCACAGCCGCCATGTGGGTCCTTGTAATTTGCTCACCCTGCGCATGCAACATGTCAAGGGTCTTTGTAGCATCCTCTCTGATGTTCTCAGCAATCCTGAGGCAGTTGTTGACACTCTGTGTAGTCTCCTCAGCCTTGTACACAGCATATTTCTCCAACTCTTGCACACTCTGGTTCTCTATCCCCCCTGAATCAAGAAAATCATTCTTGTAGGAAGCAGGCGAAGACCCTCTTTTACCAGGCTTTTCTTTACTAAAATCCGGGGTTATAAGCATCGGTTCGGAAGAAGTTCGTCTCGCAGGCTTATGAGTGTCCTTATCAGTTTCTGAATCAACAGGAGCTTGAAATCCCGGGTCTACAGAGTTTTGCTTAGCAATCTTTGCTGGTGATTTCTTAAACCCAAACATTTTGACAAGAAACCAAAGTTGTCAAGTGTTTAGTTTTGACTCCAAAGTCACTAAATCAAAGGAATTGGTAGAAACCCTGTGTAGACTAAAAAAAATGGTACCTACAACCACAGACAAGGTTCAACAATGAGAACAAATTCCGAAAGATTACCGAAACACAAATACCAGAAGGCAATCACAAATATTTCATACAACTATACCAATCAATCAATTGGGGCATTCATATGTATTCTGTTTCAATCAAAAAAAGATTACAATTTAGAAATAGAAGAAGATCAAATATGGCACTGAGTGTGAAGGAGGCTGAGAAAGTTGACCCAGAAAGAAAACAGGAATACAAATTCACAACTAGGATTTCCAAATTTCTTTTGTACACTTTCCTTACCTTTACAAAGCAACCCAAAAGaacaataatgaaaaaaaatacaattccaCCGAattcaataacaaaaaagaaaaggtcaaGAACGATATCGCAAACATTTCCACTCAGAAACACGACATGGGTTATGATCAAGACCCAGAATGTACCTAGAAATTTcgataaaaatggaaaattggCAGAGTTTCATACACAAACCAACACTGGTTTGGTTTGGGATTTGGTTTGTGCTTGAAACGAGAAGAGGAATAATCTAGAGAATGGAGAGAAACAAAGGGTTTCCTTTCGAGaagtatttattttctctatCTGTGGCTatgagaaaaatcagagaaaggCGCCGCGGAAAAGCAGAGAACTGGACGGCTCTAACCTCCTCCAAGTCCAATACCAACTTTGAGTCCTTTCAGACCGTTGGGATTTACCCTCCTCCCTCTTCAAAtcacctttttttattatatatttaatctTAGATGATTATTGTATGCACATATATGCATGACACGTGGGCAGACCAGATGTCGAGCTGGCACTATGGTGAATGGGGATATGGCAGGCTTGCTATTGGGCTAATCAATACCAAATGGTCTTTATCGGGTCTGATTTTGAATTGGAAGAGGAGGTGATTGGCCCAGACCTTTttcatttatctttttcttttaacccAAAACTCTTTTATTCTAGAATCTTCCCTGGAATTGGAAGGATGAACtaagaaaattctagaaagGGGTAATTTAAAGAATGCATGAAAAGGGAGCAGAACCGTGCTGATGATCATCTTGCGTAGTTTTGATGTATTCCCAATTTCTTTGGCTCCTATTTGAATGATGAGATTAAATCGGGTGTTGGCACGAAGTATTCTATATTTCTTAGGAAATTTGCACAAATGCCACCTAGATTATTAGAGGTGTGCATATTTACCAccgaataaaaagaatttagcTATGCACCACCAAACTTCACATTTAGTGCCAATCTACCCCTTCCGTCaacttttgttaaattttctattaaaaatgGGCCcatttgttaaattttaattcatctgcaaattcaaaataatgaaggaaaaaaaaaagtatttaaaccaataaataaaaatgaatgtGGCTATTTGGGATATGAAGGGGCAAGCAAgaacccaaaagaaagaaggtgTGAGTTGTTTGAATGGTGGGGGTAAGTAGCTAACGATAATTGCAGGCCCACTTGTGTTGGCCCAAAGTGGGAAGAGAGGTAAGgtaaacaatcaatcaaacctTCATATACGTTTCAAGGAATCTTGATTAAATGCATAAACCCACCAAGAAAAAAGTTTCATTAGTGAGGGAAAGCGACGAATCAAAATATTTCCCTCGTTTGAAACATGAGGAACAACAAGTTTACGTTTGTGATGAAACAGCGCAGACGCAGAGCTATTTGCCCAACAAAACAAGATAAGCAGACAAAACACAAGACTCTCTCTTTCACTCATTTTCTCATTCCTCTGCTTCTAACTCCTGGCAATGGCGACTTTACCGACATCCGCACACTCAAATTTAGCTACTCAATCCAAGTTCATCTCAAGCTTCATATACTCGAACACCATAAGAAGAAATTCAAGATGGTTCTTTATCAGTACCTCTTGTTCCAGTCGAGCAAGGAGACAGCTTTGTGTGAAGACTGTGGCTACTGATCAGAAAGATGCTGCCACCCAAACCCAAGaaggtttgtttgttttctcaaCCCTCCTCCCTaatgttttgtttgcttttgttcAGAGTTTTGGCTGTAATTTGGTATTATGCGATgtgcttttccttttctttttttgggtggaattttcaatgttttttctttacaaAGTGAAAAGAGCTGTGATTCTGTGAATGGGAAAGATTGATGCTTTCCAAGCCAATTATAGAAGTACTTGCCACCCATCTCAGCCGAGGTGGGAATTCACTTTGCTTTTATCATTCTAAGCCAAACTGGCCCATCATAGTCTCATTCAGTTTCAAAATTTCACTGCGCCGTGGGTTGCTGGATTTTGTTGTCAGTCACCAACATAATCTAGTGAAATTAATGGAGGACATTGTGTTTTCAATCTTGGACACCCCCATTCTGAATGTCAAAGGTCTTGTCCCAATTTGGACATTTAAAATTCATGAAGCTGTTATTTGATACAATTCTATAGGAATTGTTGCGTTTAAGTGTTGCAGGTAGTTTGGCCACATTTCCTCCCGATTCGGCATCCATTGCATCGATGATCAAATACCATGCAGAATTCACACCTTCTTTTTCTATTGAGTCCTTTGGGCTTCCCAAGGCATTCTATGCCACAGCAGAGAGTGTTCGTGACATGCTTATCATGAATTGGAATGAAACATATGAGTACTATGAGAAGCTGAACGTAAAGCAGGCATATTATCTCTCAATGGAGTTCCTACAGGTTCGCCATGAGTCTCACTCTTTGTCCTTCCAACGGCTGAAAATGTCTTGTGGTGTATATATTACTTGCTAAGAGTAAGGGGTATTGTTATCtattatgtttttaaattgttgCAGGGTAGAGCATTGCTAAATGCAGTTGGTAATTTAGAGCTTTCTGGGGCTTATGCTGAGGCTTTGAAAAAGCTAGGGCACAATCTAGAGGATGTGGCTAGGCAGGTCAGATTCACTGACCATTTGATTGAGTTATGATTTCATCGTACGGATCACTTTTACATTAGTTCATTGTAACTTCCATTTCGCTTTCATTTGAGTAGCATTATCAAACACTATCCTTTACTTTGGAAAGCTCAAAATTCTGTGTTGTTAAATCTTGATTGACAGGAACCAGATGCTGCGCTTGGAAATGGGGGACTGGGGAGACTTGCTTCGTGCTTTTTGGATTCCCTGGCCACCCAAAATTACCCTGCATGGGGATATGGGCTGAGGTACAAGTATGGCTTGTTTAAGCAGCACATTACAAAAGATGGGCAGGAGGAAGTTGCTGAAAATTGGCTGGAGGTTTGATCATCTTTTGCATTGTTATGCTAGAAACTTACTTTTCCTTTGTTCTTATGCTCTTCAAGGGTAATTCAGTGATTTTTAAAGGGTCACACATGGTATTGATTTATATGATACCTGTTAATTGATTAAAGTATCTCTTATCAGATGGGAAATCCGTGGGAAATTCCAAGAAATGATGTTAGCTATCCTGTGAAATTCTATGGTGAAGTCGTTTCGGGCCCAGATGGAAATAAGCAATGGATTGGAGGAGAAAATGTCACGGCCGTTGCCTATGATGTCCCCATACCAGGgtataaaactaaaaccacCGTAAACCTTCGATTATGGTCAACAAAAGTTGCACCAGAAGAATTTGACTTACGTGCTTTCAACACTGGTGACCATGCCAAGGCATATGCAGCTATAAAGAATGCTGAGAAGGTTTGGATGAGCTCATCAGAATCATTAAGCTTCTTTCAAATTTGCTTTACATTGTGTTGCTTTAATTTTGTATGCGCAGGAACTGCCATAACCAACTAACAATGGTTATTTTAATCCCTTTTCCTGATTAGATCTGTTATATATTGTACCCTGGGGATGAATCTGTGGAGGGAAAATCACTTCGATTGAAGCAACAGTATACTTTGTGTTCTGCTTCTCTCCATGATATAATTGCACGTTTTGAAAGGAGATCAGGGGACCCAATGAAATGGGAAGAGTTCCCTGAAAAGGTTGCAGTGCAGATGAATGATACTCATCCAACACTCTGCATTCCGGAGTTGATCAGAATATTGATGGATGCGAAGGGCTTGAGCTGGAAGGAAGCCTGGGATATTACTCGAAGGTACTTCCTTTCTTGGTATTTTCTCAGTAGATGTGCATTAATTTACTAGCTCCTTAGCTTCAAGTTGTTGCATTCCTTGTGATCTGATGTATACACAGGCACAATGCATTGAATCCTCATTGTTACTTATACGAATTGCACTcacttataattttttaattcaaaactATTATGCCAGAACTGTTGCATACACAAACCATACAGTTCTACCTGAGGCATTGGAGAAATGGAGTTTGCAGCTTATACAAGAACTGCTTCCTCGACATGTTCAAATCATAAAACTG
The window above is part of the Prunus dulcis chromosome 1, ALMONDv2, whole genome shotgun sequence genome. Proteins encoded here:
- the LOC117613493 gene encoding probable leucine-rich repeat receptor-like protein kinase At1g35710, producing the protein MALRFSLAAFSLILLLSYPLLLNAKTLKRDMKALNEIKASLGWRVVYAWVGDDPCGDGDLPPWSGVTCSTQGDYRVVTELEVYAVSIVGPFPTAVTNLLDLTRLDLHNNKLTGPIPPQIGRLKRLKMLNLRWNKLQDVIPPEIGELKSLTHLHLSFNSFKGEIPKELANLPELRYLYLQENRLVGRIPAELGTLQNLRHLDVGNNHLVGTIRELIRIEGCFPALRNLYLNNNYLTGGIPAQLANLTKLEILYLSYNKMSGIVPLGLSHIPRLTYLYLDHNQFSGRIPDAFYKHPFLKDMYIEGNAFRPGVKPIGIHKVLELTDTEFLV
- the LOC117633522 gene encoding probable inactive purple acid phosphatase 2; this encodes MTISQTPFIFLLLLLFAFFTPTHQNVSVSLSKTTLSKSGDSVLIQWSGVDSPSKLDWLGIYSPPSSHHNNFIGYKFLSSSPTWKSGSGSISLPLVNLRSNYSFRIFRWTEDEVDQNHLDQDHNPLPGTAHLLATSDDELTFQSGRGPDQMHLSYTDADDEMRVMFVTSDARERTVRYGPSDDSLDDVAVAHVERYEREHMCDSPANASIGWRDPGFIHGAVMTRLKKGIRYFYKVGSDNGGWSKTHSFVSRNGDSDETTAFMFGDMGTATPYATFYRTQDESISTVKWILRDIEALGDKPAFVSHIGDISYARGYSWLWDQFFSQIEPLASKLPYHVCIGNHEYDWPLQPWKPEWASMYGKDGGGECGVPYSLKFNMPGNSSEPTGTGAPATRNLYYSFDVGSVHFVYISTETNFVQGSKQLKFIKRDLEAVDRRKTPFVVVQGHRPMYTTSNERGDAPLREKMLEHLEPLFVKNNVTLALWGHVHRYERFCQLNNYICGSVGPVHVVIGMAGQDWQPIWEPRPDHLTDPVYPQPERSLYRGGEFGYTRLVATKQKLTLSYVGNHDGKVHDTLEILASGQVVGVNGAGIKAVDSSSGGAGEPGVIGGSGESTFSWFVKGASLVVLGIFVGYVGGYISYARKKDGTGNNWTPVKSEDM
- the LOC117633530 gene encoding putative SNAP25 homologous protein SNAP30 isoform X2; this translates as MFGFKKSPAKIAKQNSVDPGFQAPVDSETDKDTHKPARRTSSEPMLITPDFSKEKPGKRGSSPASYKNDFLDSGGIENQSVQELEKYAVYKAEETTQSVNNCLRIAENIREDATKTLDMLHAQGEQITRTHMAAVDMDKDLSRGEKLLNNLGGMFAMPWKAKKGKDISGPDFSAASAPKKSDPHQREKLGLAPIPKGRPAPATSPPDGSGALQQVEYEKAKQDDALSDLSNILGDLKGMAVDMGSELDRQNKTIDHLSDDVDELNSRMKGANQRTRRLLGK
- the LOC117633530 gene encoding putative SNAP25 homologous protein SNAP30 isoform X1, giving the protein MFGFKKSPAKIAKQNSVDPGFQAPVDSETDKDTHKPARRTSSEPMLITPDFSKEKPGKRGSSPASYKNDFLDSGGIENQSVQELEKYAVYKAEETTQSVNNCLRIAENIREDATKTLDMLHAQGEQITRTHMAAVDMDKDLSRGEKLLNNLGGMFAMPWKAKKGKDISGPDFSAASAPKKSDPHQREKLGLAPIPKGRPAPATSPPDGSGALQQVEYEKAKQDDALSDLSNILGDLKGMAVDMGSELDRSISIFYSLHILHDCIYISILLLSNIWKLQAKQNYRSSL